The proteins below are encoded in one region of Hemiscyllium ocellatum isolate sHemOce1 chromosome 3, sHemOce1.pat.X.cur, whole genome shotgun sequence:
- the degs1 gene encoding sphingolipid delta(4)-desaturase DES1: MGNRVAREDFEWVYTDQPHTDRRKAILAKYPEIKLLMGPDPNLKWIVSMMVAIQLLAFYLVKDLDWKWVIFWAYVFGGCVNHSITLAIHEISHNAAFGNKYALLNRYFGMFANLPVGLPYSISFKRYHMDHHRYMGGDGIDVDIPTDFEGWFFCTRFRKLFWVILQPLFYAIRPLCINPKPITYLEITNLIVQLTFNLLIYYFLGVKSIVYMLSGSLLGMGLHPISGHFIAEHYMFLKGHETYSYYGPLNMITFNVGYHNEHHDFPSVPGCRLPQVKKIAADYYDNLPQYSSWVKVLYDFIMDDTISPYSRIKRSVKDAKQD, encoded by the exons CTAAATACCCTGAGATTAAGTTGCTGATGGGTCCAGATCCCAACCTAAAATGGATCGTCTCAATGATGGTAGCAATTCAGCTTTTGGCCTTTTACCTCGTGAAGGACTTAGACTGGAAATGGGTGATTTTCTGGGCCTATGTGTTTGGTGGATGTGTTAACCATTCCATAACACTGGCTATCCACGAAATTTCTCACAATGCTGCCTTTGGAAACAAGTATGCCCTGTTGAACCGTTACTTTGGCATGTTTGCAAACCTCCCTGTTGGTCTACCATATTCAATCTCCTTCAAGAGGTATCACATGGATCATCACCGCTACATGGGTGGAGATGGTATTGACGTTGACATTCCCACTGACTTTGAGGGATGGTTTTTCTGCACCAGATTCAGGAAGCTGTTTTGGGTCATCTTGCAGCCACTCTTCTATGCTATTCGCCCACTCTGCATCAACCCCAAACCCATCACTTACCTGGAAATCACCAATCTGATTGTTCAGCTAACCTTTAACCTGCTGATTTATTATTTTTTGGGAGTGAAATCCATTGTGTACATGCTATCAGGATCTCTCCTTGGTATGGGTCTGCATCCTATCTCTGGGCACTTCATTGCTGAACATTATATGTTTTTGAAAGGTCATGAAACCTACTCCTACTATGGGCCCCTTAATATGATCACCTTCAATGTAGGATATCACAATGAACACCATGACTTCCCTAGTGTTCCAGGGTGTCGGCTTCCTCAA GTGAAGAAAATTGCTGCTGATTATTATGACAACTTGCCACAATATTCGTCCTGGGTGAAAGTGCTGTATGACTTCATCATGGATGATACCATCAGCCCCTACTCTCGGATTAAGAGGAGTGTGAAAGATGCCAAACAAGACTAA